A window of the Mesorhizobium opportunistum WSM2075 genome harbors these coding sequences:
- a CDS encoding extracellular solute-binding protein gives MSDLIRMSRRRLLASGGKAAVFVAAAGIAPQFIRPGRAYAADALAPGMIGGPTGFEGAERYQYGADTPEGRAIEAAKALKGAGKAPAKIVLGLSDGSIGQLTQPFPAGAPSIKELWEKETGIPIEIVGLPNGQEFTKTMQDISTKGGAYDIYSTEWNRLGDLAETGGIAKLDDFVAQYKPEWDDPKTGYVDGTKGVSLLNKYRGSNYGVSLDGDFQTWVYRTDLFGDAAEQKAFKDKYGYDLAPPKTWKQHGDIAAFFQRPDKGLFGSTDLRNQGWGYTNWYQRYVSMASPNQFLFGDDGKPLINSEHGIAAANEYVESLVHHSPDAISWGWPEQYGNFAKGGAAMTCAFSNLPKFLDNAGNKDSAVTGKIGSMLPPGREIDGKLISRSVLWFSLTGMVSSQSKNQEVAYLLLQWLGSARIYAWMSANPGGYLDPFRLSDFSDPLVRQTYHAYHMDVVRETVARTVPTINYPGATAFHNALDENLMASLTKAKTAEQAMADTEAEWKKIARRIGEDKLLEAIRTNKEAWPTVLDPIS, from the coding sequence ATGTCTGATCTGATCCGCATGTCGCGACGCCGATTGTTGGCGTCCGGAGGAAAGGCGGCGGTGTTCGTAGCCGCGGCAGGTATCGCACCCCAATTCATCCGTCCCGGCCGTGCCTATGCGGCGGACGCGCTGGCGCCGGGCATGATCGGCGGCCCGACCGGTTTCGAGGGCGCCGAGCGCTACCAGTATGGCGCCGACACGCCGGAAGGCCGCGCTATCGAGGCGGCCAAGGCGCTGAAGGGCGCCGGCAAGGCGCCGGCCAAGATCGTGCTCGGCCTGTCGGACGGCTCGATCGGCCAGCTCACGCAGCCTTTCCCGGCTGGCGCGCCGTCGATCAAGGAACTGTGGGAAAAGGAAACCGGCATTCCGATCGAGATCGTCGGCCTGCCGAACGGCCAGGAATTCACCAAGACGATGCAGGACATCTCCACCAAGGGTGGGGCCTATGACATCTATTCGACCGAATGGAACCGCCTCGGCGATCTCGCCGAGACCGGCGGCATCGCCAAGCTCGACGACTTCGTCGCGCAGTACAAGCCTGAGTGGGACGACCCCAAGACCGGCTATGTCGACGGCACCAAGGGCGTGTCGCTGCTCAACAAATACCGTGGCTCGAACTATGGCGTGTCGCTGGACGGCGACTTCCAGACCTGGGTCTATCGCACCGACCTGTTCGGCGACGCCGCCGAGCAGAAGGCGTTCAAGGACAAATACGGCTACGATCTGGCGCCGCCGAAAACCTGGAAGCAGCACGGCGATATCGCAGCCTTCTTCCAGCGTCCGGACAAGGGCCTGTTCGGCTCGACCGACCTGCGCAACCAGGGCTGGGGCTACACCAATTGGTACCAGCGCTATGTCTCGATGGCCTCGCCCAACCAGTTCCTGTTCGGTGACGACGGCAAGCCGCTGATCAATTCCGAGCACGGCATCGCCGCCGCCAACGAATATGTCGAATCGCTCGTCCATCACTCGCCGGATGCGATCTCGTGGGGCTGGCCGGAGCAGTATGGCAATTTCGCCAAGGGCGGTGCGGCGATGACCTGCGCCTTCTCCAACCTGCCGAAATTCCTCGACAATGCCGGCAACAAGGATTCGGCCGTCACCGGCAAGATCGGCTCGATGCTGCCGCCCGGCCGCGAGATCGACGGCAAGCTGATCAGCCGCTCCGTGCTGTGGTTCTCGCTGACCGGCATGGTCTCGTCGCAGTCGAAGAACCAGGAAGTCGCCTATCTCCTGCTGCAATGGCTGGGCTCGGCCCGCATCTATGCCTGGATGAGCGCCAATCCCGGCGGCTATCTCGATCCGTTCCGGCTTTCGGATTTCTCCGATCCGCTGGTGCGCCAGACCTACCATGCCTACCACATGGACGTGGTGCGCGAGACGGTCGCCCGCACCGTCCCGACCATCAACTATCCCGGCGCCACCGCCTTCCACAACGCACTGGACGAAAACCTCATGGCCTCGCTGACCAAGGCCAAGACCGCGGAGCAGGCGATGGCCGATACCGAAGCCGAGTGGAAGAAGATCGCCCGGCGCATCGGCGAGGACAAGCTGCTGGAAGCCATCAGAACCAACAAGGAGGCCTGGCCGACCGTTCTCGATCCCATCAGCTGA